The Halosimplex litoreum genome has a window encoding:
- a CDS encoding DUF7556 family protein: MAPDMVAEAEVETNAEVMASVEDGSTETLVIADISCDDAYLTAPLADAATLPEWR; the protein is encoded by the coding sequence ATGGCGCCGGATATGGTCGCTGAAGCCGAGGTGGAAACGAACGCCGAAGTCATGGCCTCCGTCGAGGATGGATCCACCGAGACGCTCGTAATCGCCGATATCAGCTGCGACGACGCCTATCTTACAGCGCCGCTCGCCGACGCCGCCACCCTCCCGGAGTGGCGGTGA